Genomic window (Amaranthus tricolor cultivar Red isolate AtriRed21 chromosome 7, ASM2621246v1, whole genome shotgun sequence):
TTTGTTCTCGGTGAAGTAGATTCTCTCATAGCTCGCTTCCGACTTCTAAAACCTTCCTTGCTGCCAAATTTTCTACCGAATATAAGCAAAGGAGACCATCAATCCTTCACACAGAACGTAAGTTTGATATtctaactttcttttttttctaatacTTTCGCTTGAAATGTCCCCCATTTTGTCatcaaattgattttcaattttcaattttcaattttcaatccATTTATGTTGCATAATATTCACAATAATTGATAAAGattgaatttttaaaacatGGATAATCATTTTTTTCAGTGCAGGTCATTGGGTAGATGGCATTTGTAGTAAAACTTCCGATTACAGTGAGTATTTCTTCACAATGTAAGGTTGGAGGAATTTCTGGGTGTAAACTTAGAAATTCTGGGTTTCAAACTATGCCTAGAACATTGGTTTCAGCTGTAATGTCAAGTAACACTGCTCAGAATGTGGAAAATCTTTCTGTCAAGGCTAAAGATATTGGATTGCCTATTATGGTATTaaccctttatttttttttcttaattatttgctTTTCAGCTCATCATTCCTGTGCTTTCTCTTGTTTAGTCTTATATGTTGGAGTACTTTATAGAAAAATCTAATACTGGATAGTAGAAATTTGGGCTCAAGCGGAATTTGTAATGAATACAAATATTAGGTTACATGTAATCTAGTtcttaaattttgttaattctGATCATTATTTGTGATTAAAGCATATAAACATTTATTCATTTGAGATGACTTGTTTGTTGAtatgaaatattaattttaatagcgTGAGTTTGGATCATAACCCTGTGCTGTGTTTATATCTGGATTAGTACTATGTAGATGGAATGAAGGGAGTACCAAACTTATAATACTTGTGAGTTAGACATGTAGTTTTAGTTGTTAAATGAGGTTTTTTGTTGATGTTGAAAATTAATAGTTGTCATAGTTGTAGTTGTAGAAAAGTAGTTCAATTTGTATCTTGTATATGTTACTATTACTCTATGTTATTCGGActtttcattttgcttcacatacccgtgtccgatccttgatgttTGGACATTGATTTGACACGTAGATGCTCATTTAGGCgtagaattgaatatttagacaaaTCCGACtcttggacacgtaccagtatccgacatcattacccgagtccaagtaaatAGCTGTTACTTTATGACAGATTAACTTCCTGGTGTATCATATATGTGGCCTAGTTTTTGGCAATTAGCATAAATTtaacatagaaaaaaaaagaagggggtttagttttgaattttggTGTTTGTTGTTGGATATATTCCTGTGTCATGGGAGAAAATAAGAAGTTCAAGAGGAATGGGTGCAGGACTGCAATGtgatattttgattttgtgACTGACCGATGACCGTCGAAGAGGTTCAAACTGGGAATTCTAATAGGTCAAGGATCACTTAAGTAGATGATTTTTGCAAATGGGCGAATTATGTACACTGATGTGGGCGCTAGATGGGCATTCATATTCTTGCGAGTTTTGGATAAAAACAGAGAAATAATAGAACAAAATTTATCACTTTGCATCATAATCCAGAACATTAGAAAAAGCTTGGCAAATCCAGAGGTGCCATAATGATGCGAATGTCTGGTTGTAACATAATCAAAGGATTTTGTCCGGAAAAAGATCCCTCATTATGTTTCTTCTATGTGTGACTGTAGGTTAATAGTTGCATGGGCAAGATGGGAAAGGCAGTTATTGAAGCATCAATTAATGCAGGCCTTCACATCATTCCTGTATCATTTGGTGCTCAGGAAGAGAGTGGGCAATCTGTCCAAGTGGGCAATAAAGAAATTCAGGTCCACGGTCCATCAGAAAGAGAAGATGTTCTTGCCTCCGTGTATGATGAATATCCAAATCTGATCGTGGTGGACTACACAATTCCTAACGCAGTGAATGGTAAATTAGACAAATGAAAACTATTTGATTGTTGAGACTCTCTAATGTATTTTGATGTTACAAATCGgaaaaattcataatataaaGTAAAATGCTCAAAGTGAAAGGTTTGTACCTTCAATATGGACGCCTGGTTGTTGACCGATGATCATCCATCATTCTCTTGTTGGAATTAGCTTAATTTTAGAGtttgaatttttgtttttaattttagagTTTGAATTTTTGTTTCTTTGGCTAGCCTTTTTTACACATTTGGATATAATTAACATgtgatcatttattattttttgcatATAGggttatcacaaattcttaaatgagacaggCTCATGATGAGACCATTTCTATTGGGCTGATCTGTACCCATTTAGTGTGTTAAAGTGACCAATTACAGTATTGAGCTAATTATATGAACCCGTCCCATGGtgtgatttataattttaagttaGTTGATATGCAGATAACGCAGAGTTGTATTGCAAAATTGGGGTACCTTTTGTGATGGGAACCACTGGTGGAGACAGGGAGAGACTTCATAAAACTGTGGAGGATTCAAAAAATTATGCTGTCATATCACCCCAGATGGGAAAACaggtattttatttattcttattgCCCAAGCCATTTTGAATGTCGTTGGTCGCTTTTCTCCTCACTGAATAGCTGTACTCTGGATCTCTTAGGTTGTAGCATTTCTCGCAGCCATGGAAATAATGGCCGAGCAATTCCCTGGAGCTTTTGCTGGATATTCTTTACAAGTACTCCGCTTCTTTAATGCCTTTctcttaaatgtttaattcTTTTGTGAGCGTCGTGTTTAGTATTCATACAAGAAAGCCTCATCGATTGTTCAGTCCCTATATTTTGTTCTATCTTTTTTAGATGGTAACCGCAGTTCTTTGAATTGTAAAAACTtcacacaaatttttgtgagagacggtctctccgagagacgcattagatatatgggttaagtggcccaattaatacaaattaaagagagaataagaatgtgggcttcttgttttgaggtcgtctctttgagagatggtctctcacaaaagtAGCTGAAAACTTCAAGAGTTATGCATCATCTTATGCATTTACCGTCCAGAAGTAATCTTATCTGAGCATTTTTACATTCTTACATTGTTCAACATTTTGTTACtgaagtggctcccacctaagcaaccttacccttgttagtgataacaaagaggttgctTCCGATTGACCCTCGGTATCAAACATCATCTACATgaaaagtgcacatgatttaacgaGTCATTTTAATATGGTCCcttataatccaaaaccaatGAACTATTAATCTTTGGcccaatgaaaataaaatacatgaCATCCTTTCATTGATGAATGACCACTTTAGACTCACGGTAAGTACAGTGTCGTTCATGCTTAAGTATTGGATTTGACtgatatattatgtttttaaggTTATGGAGTCTCATCAAGCCAATAAAAAGGATGCCTCCGGGACTGCTAAGGCTGTTATCTCATGCTTTCAGAAACTTGGAGTGGACTTTGATATGGAtcaggtagttttttttttttttttttttttttttttttttttttttttttggatgtgTGGACTAACTAATAACATTGCTGAAATCTGATTTAACAAATAACCTTTCATGATTCACGTTGCTCATTTTCTTAAAGATACAACTAGTAAGGGATCCCAAGTTGCAAATTGAGATGGTTGGCGTCCCGGAAGAACACATATCTGGTCATGCATTTCACATGTACCACCTGACGTCCCCTGACCAAACGTAAATCTGACCTATCTTATCCATAcgtttaacatttaaatttttatttattcctAGTTTCCTACTAACAAGTTGTGTAACGTTTTTGGTCTCTTCTTCAGGGTATCATTTGAGTTTCAGCATAACGTGTGTGGACGATCTATATATGCTGAGGGTACCGTGGATGCTGTGCTGTTCCTAGCAAAAAAGGTAGAGTTACGCTTCCTTTGTTTACGAAATGACTTAAAAATCATGTTGTGtgatatattttcaaaattactcGTTTAACATAATGGGGCGTGTCGTTTAAAGTAATTCAGCTCTCATCAATGAATTGCTCAATCAAACACGTAGGTACAGGTTTATAGAGGAATTATGTGCTTTGTAGCTGCTATCTCGTACCTTGTTAGTGTATATCTCATAGGGAGTGTTGTGTGatccttacccttgttagtggtAGCAATGAGGTTTACACGATCACCATACGTAGCAAACAccatctacaacttcacataaataagtttTGAATCAGTTATTTTGATTTACACATTTCTCGGAGATGAAAATAGTTGTCGTCTTGCCAGTGGTGGATCCAGAATAAAAATGAGTGATGTCAATTTAAGTAAGACGCGCTTACTGGGTTTTGACCCCTGGTCACATATATGAAGATAATACACAAACCAACTAATCTAggatatatttatatgtactatttaatttttattttggattaagtGATGTCAACTGACCTCAGTGATATCATGCTGGATCCGTCGCCGCATCTTGCCGATGTTCCACTTCTCTTGTATTGCTGGATTAGATGCTGTTTGTATATGAACTGAAAACGTGTTGCAAATACAGGTTCGATCCAAGGCTGGGAAGCGGATATACAATATGATTGATGTCTTGCGTGAAGGAAACATGCGATGATTTCTCCAGATATTCGTTCATGAGAGGATCATTTATAATTCTCTTCTATTGTTTTGAGCTTTATGAACAATTCTAGAACTATATATTTGTTGCATTGTATTTGTAAGGAGGAAATTCAGAGTAACGAGCTTAGCCCGGAATTTTGTAGTCTAGTTATTGAGTTGCCTCAGTGATCTGTACCTGTTATGTACGCCTGAATTCAACATCAGAcccttttttatatttatcaatGGTGATAGAACCCAATCGCTATCTGAAATCCATTGAATCaaattacaatattttcttgtttgaaTGGCTATTCGTCGTTTCAATAATACATTCTCAATTATCTATCTGAAAGAAAGCACAAAATCAGAAGTCGCAAGACTAAGACTGGATGGAAAAACCGGTGTTAAGCCTTTTATGCTTTGATATTGACAACGAAATCTCGGGTCTCGTCATGAGCTCTATCAAGGGCAGTTCTTCCATCGACATCCTTTACATCATATTGAGCACTGGCTCGTAGTAGCTCTTCAATCTTCGGTTAGTCACCCTGACACCCTCTGAAACAACCATTAACAATAAGATATCTATTGGGTGGATGTTCTGGTTTAATAGTGCTTCCATCTTGTTGTATACACCCTCGACTGCAAGCATTCCTATGTAATTGAAATACAACAAGAACAATGAACTGTCAaataaccaactcaactaaaaatttcaGCTAATAGTTAAGACTTCAAGATATGTTAACTGCATTCACATTGATAAGCCCTATGATGTCAAAGTAGTAGATAAGGCTAATTTTAATCctttaataaatatcaaatttatcATAGCTAATCAACATATATATGAAACTCAAATCAAAGCTAAAACCTAATGAACATTTTACATTAGTGTCTTAATTTAGCTACTTATCTGCAAAATTAACATAACAAATGGTATCAGGAGCTAAACCCAAAAGCCTGAAATTGAATATAGAGATTGCCAGGCATTATTGCCACTAATTTCAGCATTCAACTTAACCAACCTTTGGCAGTGGTCTTTAACATTACTGGGCCCCATCTTAGCGGTGCTAAGCATGTTACATACGGGCCCACTTCGTCATTGAAAACCTAAACAAAGGCAAAtccaaaaaattagaaattagcGTATAATAGACCGTATATTCAGTCTCTACatgtatatattaattaatcaaatgaCGCAactcataaaatatattataaggtGTGGACACACCTACGGGGTACTCGTGCGCTTGAGCCCACAAACCCACAGGTAGTGAGCGTTGATTTACATACACATTTGATGATAGTTGTTTTTTTCCAAAATCATACGGTATTAGGAGGATTAGCTACAAAACattatatgcaagtccacaacATACTATTTTAGTGATGTGGAATCTTTCTtatatgtgaagtatttccaacagaCATGAACAATAACGGCCCATTTAGTttgtggtattaaatggtggtaatgagaatgatttatagtgtaaaaattcatcaaaagttccatatcattccgatggtaatgaaattttgatcactaaaaaattttttggtttacaaatttccattaccacctaataccatctcttccaatggtaatgcattggaaagAATttcatgaagaaaatgagatgattaaagttggacaagcatgaccatcaagataACCaatagatttttcaaccaaaattacactaatttttcattctcattaccaccgtttattactatCTACCAAACGGACCCTAAGCTCCCAACtgattatattatatactccatATTAGCTTTACATTTGCTACACAACGGCCAAAAAGCACGACAGACCGAGTAACAAAAAGAAAGTGGGTCCCAATGTATGAAACCAAGGAAGTAAATGCAAGATAAAATTTTACAGCTATCTGCATAACACAAGAATGTGGTGACCTTATCAACCATGTTATGGGTCTAAGGCTCCAGATATTTAGAGTCCCATGACAACAAACTTTAGATAAAGAACATGAGGCAAGAAATTCATGTGAATAAATCTCCCAAATCCCATCTATAAAACCACATATCAGTAGCCCTATTCCATTACATAAACAACCTGTCCAAAAACTACACAATTCATTCATATGGCTACCAAATCTCCGGTTCAAATCGGAACCAAAGGAACCGTCGGCTCCCTCATAATGCAGGAGATAAAATTCTACAGTCAATCTGAGGCAAGCTGCAGCAGAGATTTCGTTCGAGAAACCAACACCAAATTAGTTGTTATTCCTCGAAAAAAGAAGAAACGAGGAGGAAGCAAGTTCTTATCAAACATGTGTTCGATGGTTGAAGTTTCGGATTGTAGAAGGTTGAACTCCGCTGTCGGGTTAAACTATAAGAATCTGAAGACTGATGGACTACAGTTCAAAAGTTCGGCTACATGAAGCTCTGAGAAAGCTTCGAAAAATTAAGCTTTTTTAGTCTATTGCTTAAAGAAACTCCTGGGTTTCCACAGTTTATGTCCACTATATCAACAATATAAGATCCTTTCTTCGTGGGTTTATCCCGAATGGGCGTTTTCTCCAAATGGATGTTTTCTGAACCGAGCATAGGGATATGATAGCTGCGTTTGTGGCTCCGTGTTTTGCTATTGTTCCCCACATCTTCAAATGGTGTCTTTTGTTTCGGTCGCTTAGGAGTTGTCGTGCTTGGATTTTGCCTGGGACGGGTGGCAGTGCTGCTGCTGCTTGCTTCACTCACTGATTTCCGCGGCTTC
Coding sequences:
- the LOC130818327 gene encoding uncharacterized protein LOC130818327, which gives rise to MAPTLAPPLEAIKGGGGSIKVGTIGTIGSLMTREIESSSHTSSPRTAAPAVRGRGPLKPRKSVSEASSSSTATRPRQNPSTTTPKRPKQKTPFEDVGNNSKTRSHKRSYHIPMLGSENIHLEKTPIRDKPTKKGSYIVDIVDINCGNPGVSLSNRLKKLNFSKLSQSFM
- the LOC130818306 gene encoding 4-hydroxy-tetrahydrodipicolinate reductase 2, chloroplastic-like, encoding MAFVVKLPITVSISSQCKVGGISGCKLRNSGFQTMPRTLVSAVMSSNTAQNVENLSVKAKDIGLPIMVNSCMGKMGKAVIEASINAGLHIIPVSFGAQEESGQSVQVGNKEIQVHGPSEREDVLASVYDEYPNLIVVDYTIPNAVNDNAELYCKIGVPFVMGTTGGDRERLHKTVEDSKNYAVISPQMGKQVVAFLAAMEIMAEQFPGAFAGYSLQVMESHQANKKDASGTAKAVISCFQKLGVDFDMDQIQLVRDPKLQIEMVGVPEEHISGHAFHMYHLTSPDQTVSFEFQHNVCGRSIYAEGTVDAVLFLAKKVRSKAGKRIYNMIDVLREGNMR